In one Rhopalosiphum padi isolate XX-2018 chromosome 3, ASM2088224v1, whole genome shotgun sequence genomic region, the following are encoded:
- the LOC132927994 gene encoding piezo-type mechanosensitive ion channel component-like isoform X6, whose protein sequence is MHASTEHSMANTQPTENTPLIRGQKPMYTTSPTTTDSPSCSMVESEVQKPNTQQDGYHDDREYKSNIFYYLMDVLSTVSQFITRTSYIGTNIVMMAWSITYHSWLTFVLLLWASVSWMVPQQRKTMLRSSPFLVFYAEFLLLSQFLYGMNLNDSELPQTIQDWNLEQIGFTKVLHFPCKPLIIKTLFTTMFWITMRQYMQERREARSHSAVANMIAPLQVTVGTATAMGGDSGTKGSQLMQRLGEEAKIILTKFWIWVVAFVLFGIGITGERMTIFRIIYMALALIFLLTFQLSWVLWRKIMYGFWLTVIIYSMLILVMTYTYQFDNFPYYWEKYLKIPPTLQLDIGLEKFETGELFVRLLTPTFFVIITVVQLYYFHKDFLAISDIKSRGTSIVKPSKPGNSSTSNSDKESTDSSISLTDNKYQKHPPRPSFISERKSFKVFKNLPKVKLRSFFKMIKTILSYIIELAWLYAELHMIKIILLCVMFLAVYEVCLVHFVLVVLVTISLVFNSRIQSIIVYIISVYVSILLLTKMIYQIEYIREGTWNVTCPDPDEPDKTKDYNTANWVGFKKSTANISLLNLLKGYISIVFVITLHRVVITRQKYKRHLKGRPLSKPLRMFPGITFKDVDHDIPHCLKYLLNFGFYRFGVEITLIAVAVLVGTRMDFYAVLYALWLMTFVMLSRGTLAKVWIIFMFFVVITIPLQYAIVIGLPPDLCLQWPWDENEIMKNFRDWMFLPDPDSPPDAYKLLCDFIVLLFVSRQSIVFKIERRHIDVEYPGGTNRSIIEEAEKPSFINPVPDFVSHIRSWLDILKRIVLIGFIWFTLAIVFLAGTNRVNLFSLGYLIGSFIFLWQGNDYYLRPVNVILKWWNKLILYNITVITLKAILQIPGCIFMNYMKMKACWMIQLFGISCIQKFSTNHPAITSSDNDDCEIPIEHVGLAWDILCFGFLIFQRRLFNSHYFFRIVDETKAMAILASRGAELIQELSQKRIQEQHESERKVLEKIKSKMDRIKATQKKIQGFGIKDPESHEKAEEIAFAPLARDLSGSSIVQSFHTPLEDEPPTLSYLQPPTPTSTVLTVSLDGYLDPQRMSFSSTAHRRPLSFDESAIYSGVFSPPPTIAQHRRQSSLGVPSTWYPRKRSASATSHHTSIRSGDYYMFDEFDDELDSIVEKDNELSDDSLEDSDKTDTDQFVYKKKKETDKSVVGETSKLAMGDGEDLREDTQDGDKLKSFSMKIKENINLFMAFVNSSTKTLIRKLNKISRDYRYVIRTLAVEKKTLKQNRGFGIGLRTGSSMIWQPMPFVGKSVTLSAEKLEELEEQQELNASNQPQLMRLILALWFAIISHSDLVCYFMIFLHQIKSATILSLPLPLMVFLWGTLTVPRPTKNFWVTLIAYTEVIVVIKCMFQFDMIPWNQQVVTDNMPFFLPRIIGIEKKPNYATYDLFLLLVLFFHRTMLKSLGLWKSSLSFKGTPINQISLFDTIDTRCSMGSEGYQGSVDNDPSTEQTTVVLAPEFLQSSNKDVQLIQKSYEQSFDKSNSVETDNLLEIMPLSLKKHCSPLVSFFEQLIDSSSRVNADVYTYMFLCDFFNIFVVVFGFSAFGSQSDGGVSQYFEENKVPVPFLIMLTLQFALITVDRLLYLRKYILGKILFQFVLIIGSHIWMFFILPGVTERQFNAVLPPQLWYMVKCFYLLLSAYQIRSGYPTRILGNVLCKNYNYINMILFKLFMLCPFVFELRTIMDWVWTETSMTLPDWLKMEDIFAHIFQLKCSRRVENEYPNPRGIKIKPAKKYLIGGGCLICLVTAISFPLVLFALGNTVGEPNLPEGINLNVKLGSNQPIYTMSMEGTIQKFDESDWYSMINVYKKSRSAQTFLSNYDYEDVGVFYITTHSANTWSISPPELESMIQQLSGPNASYTVKTDWVINRKNAYGEQPKDVKDSHEITINQTICAELANLITNKNHSVMLYGLIPKFIKVTGFGGAKAVSQLMISNETEPYMNASVFLNSNNNNNNDSEKWWDLYEECPHESSARYLYDLPKSSCLPGGNKRNFTIYTFNDKAFPETLNIISGKGIIGLYTTFVIVVHTFVRGFFTGISTKIMFDDMPYVDRILQLCLDIYLVRESGELDLEEDLFAKLVFLYRSPETLIKWTRPPDTTSNEDPDDALPELSA, encoded by the exons atgcaCGCTTCTACAGAACATTCCATGGCCAATACTCAACCGACGGAAAATACGCCT ctAATTCGTGGCCAAAAACCTATGTATACTACTAGTCCGACAACAACTGACAGTCCATCTTGTAGTATGGTGGAAAGTGAAGTACAAAAACCTAATACTCAACAAGATGGATACCACGatgata gagaatataaatcaaatatattttattatttgatggatGTTCTAAGTACTGTCTCACAATTTATCACCCGCACATCATATATTGGCACTAATATTGTAATGATG GCTTGGAGTATTACATATCACAGTTGGTTAACATTTGTACTGCTATTATGGGCTAGTGTTTCTTGGATGGTTCCTCAACAAAGAAAAACAATGCTAAGATCATCGCCGTTTTTAGTGTTCTATGCAGAATTTTTGCTGTTATCGCAATTTTTATACGGAATGAATTTAAATGATTCTGAATTACCTCAAACTATTCAAGATTGGAATTTGGAACAAATTGGTTTTACCAAAGTTCTTCATTTTCCTTGCAAGCCTTTAATTATAAag acaTTATTTACAACAATGTTCTGGATAACAATGAGACAATATATGCAAGAAAGGAGGGAAGCTAGAAGTCATTCTGCTGTAGCTAATATGATTGCTCCTCTCCAAGTTACAGTGGGAACAGCAACAG cTATGGGAGGTGATTCAGGTACAAAGGGTAGTCAATTAATGCAGAGACTTGGCGAAGAAGCTAAAATTATTCTTACCAAATTTTGGATATGGGTTGTGGCATTTGTGTTATTTGGAATTGGCATAACTGGCGAACGGATGACAATATTTCGAATAATCTATATGGCACtggcattaatatttttattaacattccAA ttGTCTTGGGTTTTATGGAGAAAAATTATGTATGGTTTTTGGCTTACagtcataatttattcaatgcTGATATTAGTTATGACATACACATATCAGTTTGATAATTTTCCATATTATTGGGAAAAGTATCTAAAAATTCCACCCACATT acAATTAGATATAGGTTTGGAAAAATTTGAAACTGGTGAGCTATTTGTACGACTTTTGACTCCaacattttttgttatcataACTGTTGTTCAACTTTACTATTTCCACAAAGATTTTTTGGCTATATCTGATATTAAGAGCCG TGGTACTAGTATTGTTAAGCCATCCAAACCAGGCAATTCTTCTACTTCAAATAGTGACAAAGAATCTACAGATTCTAGCATTTCACTTACAgataataaataccaaaaacATCCTCCACGTCCAAGCTTTATATCTGAGAGAAAATCTTTTAAAGTCttcaaaa atctacCAAAAGTCAAATTACGctcatttttcaaaatgattaaaacaattttatcatatattattgagtTAGCATGGCTGTATGCTGAATTACACAtgataaaaatcatattgttgTGTGTCATGTTTTTGGCTGTATATGAA gtGTGTTTGGTTCATTTTGTATTGGTTGTATTGGTGACTATATCATTAGTATTTAATAGTCGTATACAGTCAATTATTGTCTATATCATATCCgtttatgtatctatattgtTACTTACCAAGATGATTTACCAAATTGAATATATACGAGAGGGTACATGGAATGTCACATGTCCA gacCCAGATGAACCAGATAAAACTAAAGATTATAATACGGCAAATTGGGTTGGATTTAAAAAGTCTACAGCTAATATTTCTTTACTCAATTTACTTAAAGGAtatattt CTATAGTTTTTGTCATAACATTGCATAGAGTTGTTATAACTCGACAAAAATATAAGAGACATTTAAAAGGTAGACCATTGTCAAAACCTTTAAGAATGTTTCCAGGTATTACATTTAAAGATGTAGATCACGATATACCTCATTGTTTGaagtatttattgaattttggaTTTTATCGATTTGGCGTAGag ATAACTCTTATTGCTGTAGCAGTACTAGTTGGAACAAGGATGGACTTTTATGCTGTACTTTATGCATTATGGTTAATGACTTTTGTAATGTTATCGAGGGGAACTTTAGCAAAAGTGtggataatttttatgttttttgttgttattaccATACCATTACAATATGCTATCGTCATTGGACTGCCTCCAGATCTTTGTTTAC aaTGGCCCTGGGATGAAAATGAAATTATGAAGAATTTCCGTGACTGGATGTTCTTACCAGACCCTGATTCGCCTCCAGatgcatacaaattattat gtgattttattgtattattgtttgtgtCTCGTCAATCTATTGTCTTCAAAATAGAAAGAAGACATATAGACGTGGAGTACCCAGGAGGAACAAATCGTTCAATTATTGAAGAAGCTGAAAAGCCCAGTTTTATAAATCCAGTGCCCGACTTTGTATCTCATATAAG atcatGGCTTGATATATTAAAACGTATTGTTCTCATTGGATTTATTTGGTTCACATTAGCCATTGTGTTTTTGGCTGGTACCAATAGAGTTAATCTATTTTCTCTTGGATATCTAATtggttcatttatatttttatggcaaGGCAATGATTATTATCTTCGGCCAGTAAATGTTATTCTTAAATG GTGGAATAaattaatactgtataatataactgttattaCTTTAAAAGCTATACTTCAAATACCTGgttgtatttttatgaattacatGAAAATGAAAGCTTGTTGGATGATACAACTATTTGGTATTTCTTGCATACAAAAGTTTTCTACTAACCATCCAGCTATAACATCAtcag acaATGATGATTGTGAGATACCGATTGAACATGTTGGTTTAGCATgggatattttatgttttggatttttaatctTCCAAAGACGTCTTTTCAACAGTCATTATTTCTTTAGAATCGTAGATGAAACAAAAGCAATGGCTATATTAGCCTCCag agGGGCTGAATTAATTCAAGAGCTTTCACAAAAACGAATCCAAGAACAACACGAATCAGAACGAAAGGTCCtagaaaaaatcaaatcaaaaatgGATCGAATCAAAGCTACTCAAAAGAAAATTCAAGGTTTTGGAATCAAAGATCCAGAATCTCATGAAAAAG CCGAAGAAATCGCGTTTGCCCCGCTGGCCCGGGACCTGTCCGGGAGTTCGATCGTCCAAAGTTTTCACACGCCACTCGAAGACGAACCGCCCACGCTGTCCTATCTGCAACCGCCGACGCCCACGTCCACCGTGCTGACCGTGTCACTGGACGGCTACCTGGACCCGCAGCGAATGTCGTTCAGCAGCACCGCGCACCGGCGGCCACTGTCGTTCGACGAAAGCGCCATTTACTCGGGCGTGTTTTCACCGCCGCCGACGATCGCGCAACACCGACGACAGTCCTCGTTGGGCGTGCCGTCCACTTGGTACCCGCGCAAACGGTCCGCCTCGGCGACGTCTCATCATACTT CTATTCGTTCAGGTGATTATTACATGTTTGATGAATTCGATGATGAATTAGATTCAATTGTGGAAAAAGATAATGAATTAAGTGATGATTCACTTGAAGATTCAGACAAAACTGATACAGACCAATTTgtgtataaa aaaaagaaAGAAACGGATAAATCAGTTGTTGGTGAAACAAGTAAACTAGCAAT GGGCGATGGTGAGGATTTAAGAGAag ataCTCAAGATGGAGATAAGTTAAAATCATTCAGTatgaaaattaaagaaaatattaatttgttcatGGCTTTTGTCAATAGTTCAACAAAAACATTGATaaggaaattaaataaaatttctcgAGACTATAGATATGTTATTCGTACACTAGCAGTTGAAAAGAAAacgttaaaa caAAATCGAGGATTTGGAATTGGTCTAAGAACAGGTTCATCAATGATTTGGCAACCTATGCCATTTGTTGGTAAAAGTGTTACATTAAG TGCTGAAAAATTAGAAGAACTAGAAGAACAACAAGAATTAAATGCCTCCAATCAACCTCAGCTTATGCGTCTCATTCTCGCTCTTTGGTTTGCAATCATATCACACTCTGATTTGGTgtgttattttatgatattcttGCATCAGATTAAGTCTGCCACCATTTTAAGTTTACCACTGCCATTGATGGTTTTTCTTTGGGGTACACTCACTGTTCCTAGGCCAACAAAGAATTTCTGGGTCACTCTAATCGCTTACACTGAA gtaattgTTGTCATTAAATGTATGTTCCAATTTGATATGATCCCGTGGAATCAACAAGTTGTTACCGACAACATGCCATTCTTTCTGCCAAGAATTATTGGTATTGAGAAGAAACCAAACTATGCGACATATGATTTATTCTTACTTCTTGTTTTGTTCTTCCAccg aaccaTGTTAAAATCGCTGGGTCTCTGGAAAAGTTCACTATCATTTAAAGGAACACCTATTAATCAAATATCTTTATTTGATACAATCGATACACGATGTTCAATGGGTTCTGAGGGCTACCAAGGATCTGTAGACAACGATCCAAGTACTGAACAAACGACTGTTGTGTTGGCTCCagaatttttacaatctagtaacAAGGATGtacaattaattcaaaaatcatATGAACAGTCATTTGATAAATCAAACTCAGTAGAAACTGACAATCTCTTAGAAATAATGCCATTATC tctcAAAAAGCATTGCAGTCCTCTAGTGTCCTTCTTTGAACAATTAATAGATTCAAGCTCTAGAGTCAACGCTGatgtttatacttatatgttTTTGTGTGATTTCTTcaatatatttgttgttgtttttggaTTCTCAGCTTTTGGT tcTCAAAGTGATGGTGGCGTTTCTCAATACTTCGAAGAAAATAAAGTACCTGTTCCATTTCTAATCATGTTGACTCTTCAATTTGCATTAATCACTGTTGATCGGTTGCTTTATTTAAGAAAGTATATCCTGGGAAAGATACTATTCcagtttgtattaataattggttCTCATATATGGATGTTTTTCATATTACCTGGAGTTACAGAAAG ACAATTTAATGCTGTACTTCCGCCTCAACTTTGGTATATGGTAAAATGCTTTTATCTATTACTATCTGCATATCAAATTAGAAGTGGATATCCTACAAGAATTCTTGGAAACGTTCTATGCAAAAATTACAACTATATTAACATGATTCTATTCAAACT ttttatgtTATGTCCATTTGTATTTGAACTGAGAACAATAATGGACTGGGTATGGACTGAAACATCAATGACATTACCAGATTGGCTTAAAATGGAAGACATTTTTGCACATATTTTccaattaaaa tgttcgAGGCGTGTGGAAAATGAATACCCAAATCCTAgaggaattaaaattaaaccagctaaaaaatatttgattggaGGTGGATGCTTGATCTGTTTAGTGACTGCTATCTCGTTTCCACTAGTGTTATTTGCTCTTGGGAATACAGTAGGAGAACCTAATTTGCCCGAAGGTATCAATCTAAATGTTAAACTTGGATCTAACCAACCAATATATACTATGAGTATGGAAGGTACAATTCAGAA gtttGACGAATCTGACTGGTACTCAATGATTAATGTGTACAAAAAGTCAAGATCAGCACAAACATTCTTATCCAACTATGATTATGAAGATGTTGGTGTATTTTACATAACAACCCATTCAGCAAATACATGGTCAATTAGTCCACCTGAATTGGAAAGCATGATACAACAATTGAGTGGACCAA atgCCTCTTACACAGTTAAAACTGATTGGGTTATTAATCGTAAGAATGCTTATGGAGAACAACCAAAAGATGTTAAAGATAGTCATGAAATTACTATTAATCAAACAATTTGTGCAGAACTTGCTAATctcattactaataaaaatcacAGTGTTATGTTGTATGGTTTAATTCCCAAGTTTATTAAAGTCACTGGATTTGGAGGGGCAAAAGCTGTATCACAACTTATGATCAGTAATGaaa CCGAGCCATATATGAATGCTAGTGTGTTTttaaatagtaacaataataataataatgatagtgaAAAATGGTGGGACTTGTATGAAGAATGTCCTCATGAAAGCTCTGCTCGTTATTTGTATGATTTGCCCAAAAGCTCATGTCTTCCTGGTGGTAACAAAAGGAACttcacaatatatacatttaatgacaAAGCATTTCCAGAAACATTGAACATCATTAGTGGAAAAGG gattaTTGGACTGTATACAACGTTTGTTATTGTCGTTCATACGTTTGTTCGAGGATTTTTCACCGGTATATCAACCAAAATTATGTTTGATGATATGCCATACGTAGATAGGATCTTACAACTGTGCTTAGATATTTATCTGGTGAGAGAAAGTGGTGAATTAGATTTGGAAGAAGACCTATTCGCTAAACTAGTATTCTTGTATCGGTCACCTGAAACGTTAATTAAGTGGACTCGGCCACCTGACACAACATCAAATGAAGATCCCGACGATGCTCTCCCAGAACTCTCTGCATAa